The nucleotide sequence TCGATTTTCTCCGCCACGTCGCCAGCCAGCCCGACCCCGCCCTGGCCCTGCATGCCCAAAATTTCCTGCGGGAGCTCAACTTCGCCGATCCGGTCGCCGAGTTCCGCGGTTTCATCCGCTCGCTCAACTACGAGCTCGAGACCGGCGCCCTCCTCCTCAGCCGCACGATCAACCCCGACCTCGACATTGGGGCGAACTGCACCCGCCTCGACACCCTGGCCGCCCGCTGCCGCGAACTCATCGCCGAGCCCGCCACCGTCCGCGACAAGTGCCGCGTGATCAACCGCGTCCTCTTCCACGAGTACGCCCTCCGCGGCAACACCGAGCACTACGCCGACCCGCTCAACAGCTTCCTCGACCAGGTCCTGATCCGGCGCCAAGGCCTGCCGATCTCCCTGTCCATCGTTTATCTCCTGGTGGCCGAGCGCCTCGGCCTCACGCTCGAGCCCGTCGGCCTGCCCGGCCATTTCCTGGTCGGTTGCTACGCCGAGGACCTGCCGTTCTACATCGATGCCTTCAACGGCGGCCGCTTCCTCGCCGCCAGCGAGGCCGTCGCCCTCGTGCGCCAGCAGACCGACCACCCCACCCTCGCCGACCTGGCTCCCACACCCATCCGCGAGGTGCTCTGCCGCTGCTGCCGCAATCTCGTGCATCATTACTCCGCGGCCCAGGACCCCGACCGCGCCCGCCTCTTCGCCGAGTTCGTCGCCGAGTTCGAGTCCACCTACGAGCGCCACGCCCAGCCGTAGAGCGCCTGGCGGCGGGGTGCCCCCACCCCGCGGAACGCCAGTCACGCCACGCCTCACCGGGTGCAGACACCCCGCCGGCTAAAGATCAGGCTCGTTCTCCGTGGCGAAACGGATTTCCCTCCCGAGGCCGCATGAGCGCCGCCGAGTCCACCCACACCCTCGACCATCTGTCCGCCTGGACGCATGCCGGTCCCTCCCTCGCCGTGCTCGGCCACCCGATCCGGCACTCGGTGAGCCCGGCCATGCACAACGCCGCCCTCGCCGCCCTCGCCGCCCGCGACCCTGCCTACGCCGCCTGGAAATATTTCCGCTTCGAGGTGCCCCCCGCCGAACTGGCCGCCGCCCTCCCCCGGTTCCATGCCGCCGGCTTCCACGGCCTCAACCTCACCGTGCCGCACAAGATCCTCGCCTTTGATCTGGTCGCGGAGATCGATCCGTCCGCCACCGCCATCGGTGCCGTCAACACCCTGCTCCGTACCGCCACCGGCTGGCGCGGCTACAACACCGACGGCCACGGCCTGGCCGCCGCCCTCCACGCCGATCTCGGCGTGGACCTCGCCGGCGCAGACGTCGTGCTCCTTGGCGCCGGCGGCGCGGCCCGCGGCGCCGCGGTCGAATGCCTGCGGAAAAAATGCGCCTCGCTCTGGATCGCCAATCGCACCCGCGCCAATCTCGATGCCCTCCTGGCGGCCCTGCGCCCGCTCGCCGGCACGATCCCGGTGTATGGTTTCGATCCGGTGCATCCCCCCGCCGCGCTCCCCGCCGGCGCCGTGGTGATCAACGCCACCTCCGCCGGCCTCAAGCCCGGCGAGCCCGCGCCAATCGCATTGCCCCGCCTCCCCGCCGGCCTCAGGGTCTACGACATGGTCTATAACCCGCCGCAAACCGCCCTGCTGCGCGACGCCGCGGCGCGCGGCCTGTCCCACGCGAACGGCCTCTCCATGCTCGTGCATCAGGGCGCGCGCTCCCTCGAAATCTGGACCGGCGTCACCGCGCCGGTGTCCGTGATGCACGCGGCCGCCACCGCCGCCCTCGCATGATCGACCACCTGCAGGAAATCAACCTCATCGCCCCCTGGTTCTTCCCGCTCTGGGTCGGGCTGACCGGCGCGTGCATCGGCAGCTTTCTCAATGTCTGCATCTACCGCATCCCGCAGGGCCGGTCGGTGGTGACACCCCGCTCGCACTGTGGCTGTGGCACGATGATCGCCTGGTACGACAATATTCCGGTCCTCAGCTGGTTTCTGCTGCGCGGCCGGGCGCGCTGCTGTGGCCGGCCTTTCAGTTTCCGTTACCCCGCCATCGAGCTGCTGACCGCGGCGCTCTTCGTCGCCTGCTGGCGACTCTTCCCACCCGGCCAGGCGTTCGCCGGGGCCGTACTCTGCTGCATCGTGATCTGCGCCCACTTCATCGATCACGATCACATGATCATCCCCGACGTGTTCACGCTCGGCGGGGCCGCGGTGGGTGTGCTCCTCTCCCTCCTCCTGCCCTCCCTCCACGGCCACACGCACGAAATCTGGCTGGTCGCCGGCCTGCGCTCCGGGGTCGATGCCGTCCTCGGCGTCTTCATCGGCTCCGCCCTCATTCTCTGGGTCGCCCTCTTCGCCGAGGTCCTCCTCAAGAAGGAAGCCATGGGCTTCGGCGACGTGAAATACCTCGGCGCCCTCGGCGCCTTTGTCGGCTGGCAGGGTGCGGTCTTTGGCCTGTTCGGCGGCGCCATCCTGGGCTGCATCTGGTTTATCGGGGCCTACGGCTGGCAGAAGCTCACCGGTCGGGCCTCCCCGGTCGCCCTGCCTGCCGAAACCCCGGAAGGCCAGCCCGCCGAACTCGGCTTCGGCGTCCACGTCCCCTTCGGCCCCATGCTCGGCCTGGCCGCGCTGATCTACTTCTTCTGGGCCCACCGGATGGTCGACGCCTACTTCGCGGAACTGGCGCTGCTACTGTGACCCCGGCGCCGGCGGCACCTTGCCCTGGCGGCCGTCCACCAGGATCTGGAGCAACTGGGCCAGCGCGGCCTCGCGGCTGATCCCCCGCTCCGCGGCCCGCTGGTCCGCGCGCTTCAACAGCTGACTCGCCATGGTCGCGGCCTGCTCCGGCGGGGCGCCGAGCCGGACACACAGGGTCGTGATTTTCTCGAGCTCAGACACGGCGGAGAATCGTGAGACTACCCTCGCCCCCGGGCGCGAGGCCCAGCGGCGCGGCCGGATCAAGCTGCACGAGCGAGAGCATCGCCATCGCAAGAAAATTGCCCCCGTCCGCCGCGCCAGACCGCACCTCGCCGGCCTTGCGTTCGCCCTGGTACAAAACTGTGCCCGGCGCCGGCGGCGCACCCACGCCACCCACCACATGCAGCGCGCGGCGCACCTGGCCGAGATTCTTCAAACGCGCCATTACTTCCTGTCCCAGGTAACAGCCCTTCGTGTAGGAAATCGCGACCTCGTCGAGGGCGCCCTCGGCCGGCAGATCGCGCGGACCGAGATCGGCGGGTACACTTGGCATCCCCGCGCGCAACCGCGCCAGTTCCGCGGCCGCGCGGTCACCCACGACGGCAAAGTGTCTGACCTGCGCGAGCAGCGCTTCCGCCTGCGCGGCCGGCACGAGGATTTCCCCGGCGCCCACCCCGGCGCGACGACTCGGAAACCCCACCGCACCCACCGGCAAAGGGAACACGGGTTTATTGTCGCCCCACAACAGCACGCTGACCCACTCGCCCGTCTCGTCGTGCAGCTCCACTTCATCCGCGATCAAGTATGCTTCGAGGCGCGCTTGGAGCACCGCCGCTGGTGCAGTAAGGGAAATCACTAGGTATTCATTCTCGGCTATCTGTTGGATATGACTGTCGGCCAATACTTTGCCTTTTTGATCCAGCCAAAGCCCGTAGCACGGACCCATTTTCGCCTGTTTCAGGTCCTGCGTGAACTGTCCCTGCAAATAGCTATTAGCATCAGGCCCTCGGACGCGGAGCACAGCTGATGTAAACTTTAAGTCGTTGTCTGTCAGTAGATAGTTCACTGCATTTCTGGGCCTATAGTTGGCACGGGACCAGCTTTATCAAGTGTGTTCTCTGAAAAGTCCTGCGAACCATTTGACGGAAGGCAGGAACAAAGTATCAGTCTCCATATCCAATTTAAACACTTCTCCCGCCTAGCGGGAGTTTTGGGGTAACTAAGAAAGCAATGGCCGGTCGTGTAGGGGTACACGACCGGCCTTTTCTTTGCCCAAGTTCCAGAGTGCGTCACGAACCAAGCCGAGGCTTGCCCCGCCCGGGACCCTTTGCAGGGTTGGCCCCCTGTGCAGAAAACATCGGACATCAATGTCGTCGAAACCCGGGCCCTGCCTTCGCCGGCCGCCCTCCTGAGCGAGATCCCCAAGACCGAATCCCAGGCCGAGTTCATCGCCAAGGCCCGCAGCGAGATCCACCGGCTCATCTTCACCGACGACAAGCGCTTCCTGCTTATCATCGGCCCGTGCTCGATCCACGACCCCGAGGCCGGTCGCGACTATGCCCGCCGCCTCGCCGCCCTCTCCCGCGAGGTCTCCGACCGGATCATGATCGTCATGCGGGTCTACTTCGAGAAACCCCGCACGACCGTCGGCTGGAAGGGCCTCGTCATGGACCCGCACCTCGACGGCTCCCACGACATCGCCGCCGGCCTGCGCCTCGGGCGGATGTTCCTGCGCGACGTGCTCGATCTCGGCCTCCCCACCGCCACCGAGTTTCTCGACCCGATCACACCGCAATATGTGGCCGACCTCGTCTGCTGGGGCGCCATCGGCGCCCGAACCACCGAGTCACAGACGCACCGCCAAATGGCCTCCGGCCTGTCCATGCCCCTCGGTTTCAAGAATGGCACCGACGGCTCGATCCAGACCGCCATCAACGCCATCAAGGCCGCCGGCCAGCCGCAGACTTTCCTCGGCATCAACCTCGACGGCGCCTCATCCGCCATTGTCACCCGCGGCAATCCCAACTGTCACATCGTCCTCCGCGGCGGCGCCGGTGGCCCCAACTATTCTCCTGAACACATCGTCCGCACCGAGGAGATCCTCGCCAAGGCCGGGCTGCCGAAATCCATCCTCGTCGACTGCTCGCACGACAACTCCGCCAAGAAGCCCGAGCTCCAGCCCGACGTGATGCGTGCCCTCCTCGCCCAGATCACCGCCGGCAACCACTCCATCATGGGCGCCATGGTCGAGAGCAACCTCGGCGCCGGCAGCCAGCCTTTCCCGCAGCCCAAGGAAAAACTCCGCTATGGCGTGAGCATCACCGACGGCTGCATTGACTGGACCGCCACGGAGGTCATGGTCCGCGAGATCCACGCCACCCTCGCTCCGCTCTTTCGCTGAGCCGGGTACCGCGGTCGCCACGTTCCCTCCAAAACCGCCCAGCCTTCCGCAATTCGTGCGTTTCACCGCACCCGGTTTTCTGGTTAACTCTTTCCCCTCAACCCTATGAAAGCACCCATTCGTGTCGCAGTCACCGGCGCCGCCGGCCAGATCGGTTACGCTCTCCTCTTCCGCATCGCCTCCGGCGCGATGTTCGGCCCTGACCAACCGGTCATCCTCCAGCTCATCGAGGCCCCGATCGAGAAGGCGCTCCTCGCCCTCAAGGGCGTCGCCATGGAGCTCGACGACTGCGCCTTCCCGCTGCTCAAGGGCATCGTCCAGACCTCCGACGCCAGCGTCGGCTTCAAGGACGCCAACTGGTGCCTGCTCATCGGCGCCAAACCCCGCGGCCCCGGCATGGAGCGCGCCGACCTCCTCAAGGATAACGGCAAGATCTTCATTGAGCAGGGCAAGATCATCGACGCCGTCGCCGCGGCCGATGCCCGCGTTGCCGTCGTCGGCAACCCCGCCAACACGAACTGCATGATCGCCGCCTCCCAGGCCAAGCGCCTCCCGGCCGACCGCTTCACCGCCATGGTGCGCCTCGACCAGAACCGCGCCCAGACCCAGCTCGCCCAGAAGGCCGGCGTCGACCTCACCGCCGTGAAGGACATCTTCATCTACGGCAACCACAGCCCCACCATGTTCCCGGCCTTCGCCCACGCGACGATCAACGGCCAGCCCGCCGCCTCGGTCATCAACGACCAGGCCTGGCTCCAGGGACCGTTCTGCGAGACCGTCGGCAAACGCGGCGCCGCCATCATCGCCGCCCGCGGCCTGTCCTCGGCCGCCTCGGCCGCCAATGCCCTCGTCGACCATGTCCGCTCCCTGGTGACCCCCGGCGCCATCCACTCGATCGCCGTGAAGTCCAACGGCCTCTACGGCTTCGACGCCAACGTCTGGGCCGGCATGCCCGTGAAGACCACCACCCCCGGCAGCTACGAGGTCATCACCGGCTACGCCATGGATGATTTCGCCAAGGCCAAGATCGCCACGACCAACAAGGAGCTCGTCGACGAGCGCGCCTTCGTGGCCGACATGATCAAGTGACGCGTAGCGTCATCCTGAGCCTGTCGAAGGATTCATCTCTCTCAAGGCGGCCCACTTCGGGCCGCCTTTTTTTGTAGGGGCGTGGCTTGACCACGCCCTTCGCGGGCAGACGCAAGGTCCGTCCCAACAAAAATTACAACAGCCCCGCCAGCACCCGGTCCTTCGTCAGCGCAAACGCCGCCCGCACCGCCAGAAACGCCGTCACCATCTCGCGTGGCGAACCCGCCCGCGGAAATCGCATCTCCAGCGTCGCCCCGTCGCACACGACCTCCGCCGCCACGCCCTCGACCGCCAGCGTGCACTGCCGGCAATCCGACGGATAACTCACCGTCATCGCATCCCCCGCCGGCCGGGCCTCCACCGCGTCTATCACCGCCTCGACCTTCACGCCCTTCGCCAGCGCGAACACGATCGTCGAAAAGGTCCCGGCAAACAACCGGTCGAATTCCTCCAGCTCCACCAGCTCGCCGCTGCGCAGGCTGTGCAGCGTCCGCGACACCCGATAACCCGACGGATCCTCGCGCTCCAAGGCGTAGGCGATTTCCAGCGTGAAATCCTTCGCCGTCAGCACCGCCGTCGGGCTCGTGATGTCCAGCGCCAGGTCCGCCCGCTTGTAGCCGAGCGCTTCCTTCGCCCGCTGGTAGAAATCCTCGCCCTCGCTCGCCAGTTCCGTGGCGCATAGCTTGCCCAGGAAAGCCGTCGTCACCGCGTTGACCGCATCCGGCACCGTGTGATGCGGCTTCCGGAATCCCGCCAGATTCCTGACCGCACCCGTGCCGTGCCCCAGCAGGCTGACCTGGGAGACGAACTTCTTTTCACGATCCGGCGTTTTGCCCATGCCCCGCGAGTGAGGCAGGCGACCGGGAGCGCCGCCAGAAAATATGCCGTCCGCCCAGCCGCATCTCCTCCATCTCGTTCAGGGCCGGTCTCCGCCCGGCCTTTCCTCCACCCCAAAAACAAAAAACGGCGGCCCGAAGGCCGCCGTTTCTTCTTCCACCGCTCAGGCCGTGACGACGTTCGGCTCCTTGCTGCGGAAAAGTTTAACCAACCCGATCACGCACAGGACCGGAATCCAGATGGGCGACAAGGCGACGGTCAGCGCCAGCAGCACCGCCACCAGCAGGGCCACGAGCGAGAGCCCGATGGAACCCAGCACCGCCGCCGCGATCAGGCCGACAATAGCCCCGATGAAAATCACCGGGCTGAGCTTGATCGCCACGATAAGCAGCGCCGCGATCAGCAGGACTTTGAGGAAAGTTTTCATAAGTGATGGAATAACACTCCCCGCCCGCGAAAAGTTGCACCCGGCTGATAATGCCTTGTCGCCCGGATTCTTCCGTGTGTGCTCAGCCCGTGGCCACCGCCCAACCCGTCCCCGTCGTCTGTGCCGTCATCGAGCAGGCGGGCCGCGTGCTCATCGCGCAACGGCCGCTCACCAAGCTCCTGCCTCTCAAATGGGAGTTCCCCGGCGGCAAGGTTGAACCCGGCGAGGACCCCGCCGCCGCCATCATCCGCGAAATCCGCGAGGAACTCGGCTGCACGGTCGTCATCTCCCGGGCCCTCACGCCCTTCATCCACGACTACAAGACGGTGGTCATTCAGATGATCCCGTTTGTCTGCACCCTGGCGCCCGGTTCGCACCCGCCCCACCCCCACGAACATGTCGCGATCGCCTGGCTGCCACCCGTGGAACTGCGGGCCTATGACCTCGCCGCCGCCGATTGGCCCGTGGTGGCCGCACTGACGTAATTCCTGCCCCCGTCCGCCCAAGCGGCCGCTGCTCGATTGATAGTGCGCCGTATGCCGCAGGCCGGTGCTTGTCCTTTACCCGCTTCTGGTTATATCCTGCGCACCTTCTTTCCACCCCCATGAACAACCACCTGTTCCGCACCAGCGTCGCCCTTCTCGGCGGCCTCTGTCTCGCCGCCGGCCTCTACGCCCAAGCCCCCAAGATCAATTTCCCGGCCGCCAGCCCGGCCGCGACGGTCACCCAGCGCGTCGGCCTCACCGACATCCAGATCAACTACAACCGCCCCGGCGCCAAGGGCCGCAAGGTCTTCGGTGGCCTGGTGCCCTACGACCACATCTGGCGCACGGGTGCCAACACCGCCACCAAGATCTCCTTCAGCACCCCCGTGAAGCTCAACGGCACCGAGGTTCCCGCCGGCACCTACGAGCTCTTCACCATCCCCGGCGTCGATGAGTGGACCGTCATCATCCACCAGAACATGTCGCAGTGGGGCGCCTACGCCTACGACGCGAAGAACGACGTCGCCCGCATCAAGGCCAAGCCCACCACCCTCCAGTCCCACCTCGAGACCCTCGCCATCGGCGTCAACGACCTGCGTGACGAGTCCGCCACCCTCATCATCGCCTGGGAAAAGGTCCGCGTCGACGTGACCATCACCGTGGACGTGAAGTCCACGCTCGTCCCCCAGATCGAGGCCGTCATGGCCGCCGGCGGCGACAAGCTCCCCTACGCCTCCGCTTCCATGTATTACCTCGAGAACGGTCTCGACCTCGCCAAGGCCGCCGCGTGGATGGACGCCGCCATCGCCGCCCAGCCCGACGCCTTCTACCTCGTCTACCGCAAGGCCCTCATCCTCGAAAAAATGGGCGACAAGGCCGGCGCCATCGCCACCGCGCAGAAATCCATCGAGGGCGCCAACCTCGCGCCCAGCCCCGCGCTCAAGGAAGAATACCTCGGCCTGAACCAAGCCCTCATGGCCCGCCTGCAGTGATGAGCGCCGGTGCCCCTACGCGGCCCGCCGCGCACCTGGCCGCTCTCACCGTTGGCCTCCTCGCCTTGGCCTCTCCGGCCCCCGCCGAAGAACCCGGCCGTACCCCGGCGATCGTGCAGCAGCTCCGTACTTTCGCCAGCACCGGCACCGTGCTGCACCTCGCCGCTCACCCGGACGACGAGAACACCCAGCTGATCACCGCCATGGCGCGCGGCCGCGGTTACCGTGCGGCCTACCTCTCCATCACCCGGGGCGATGGCGGCCAGAATGAGTCCGGCCCAGAGTTCGGCGAGAAACTCGGCCTGGCCCGCACCCAAGAACTGCTCGCCGCCCGTCGCCACGACGGCGGCCGCCAGTTCTTCACGCGCGCGATCGATTACGGCTATTCCAAATCTCCCGAGGAGGCCCTGCGCATCTGGGACCACGCCGCCGCCCTGGGCGACGTGGTGCGCGTCATCCGCCAATTTCGGCCCGACGTCATCATCACCCGCTTCCCCATCCCGCCGGGCAGCGGCGGCCATGGCCAGCATACCGCCTCCGCCATGCTGGCGGTCGAGGCCTTTAACCTCGCCGGCGATCCCACCGCCTATCCCGAGCAAATCGCCGAAGGCCTGCTCCCTTGGTCGCCCAAACGCCTCGGCTGGAACAGCTGGGCCGGCCGGAGTACCGGGGGCCTGACCGGGCCGACCATCGAATTTGATATCGGTGGCGCGGATCCGGTGACCGGCGAGCCCTTCGGCACCATCGCCAACCAGAGCCGCGGCATGCACAAGACCCAGGGACTCGGTATCTTCGCCGCGCGCACGGGCGGTCCCGGCCCCAATCTGCAGACGTTCCTGTTGCTCGCCGGCGATCCGCCGACCACGGACATCATGGACGGCGTTGACACCACCTGGGCCCGTTTTCCGAGCGGGGCCGCCCTCATCCCGGTCATCGACGAGATCATCGCCCAGTTTCGCCCGGCCGATCCCGCCGCCAGCGTGCCCTCCCTCCTCGCCCTGCGCAGCCGGCTCGACACCCTGCCCGCCGACCCCTTGGTGCGGGAAAAGCGCGGCGATCTCGACCGCATCATCCAGGCCTGCCTCGGTCTCACCGTCGAATCCTTCCTCCCCCGCGCCGAGGTCGTCCCCGGGGAAAAACTGGCGCTCCGCCATGAGGTCTTCATCACCGCAACCACACCCGTCCGCTGGATCGCGCTCCGCTACCCGCTCAACCAGTCAGAGTCGAAGGTTCGCACCACGCTGACCCCGGGGTCCGTTACCGCCCACGCCAGCACCCAATTCCTGCCGGCCACCACCTTGCCCAGCCACCCCTACTGGCTGCGCGACGAAGGCACGGCCGGCATGTTCCAGGTCGCCACGCCCTCCCTGATCGGCGCGCCGGAAAATCCGCCGGTCTTTCCCGTCGAGTTCATCTTCGAGATCGACGGCAAGGTCCTCGTCATCCCCGACCAACCCGTCCAGATCGTTGCCGGTGCACCCGAGGCGCAGCAACGCCGCCCCCTCGCGGCCATCCCTCCGGTCTCTCTCGGCTTCGCCCATCCGATGGAGCTCTTTGCCACCGGGGCCACGAAGCAGGTCACCGTCGAGGTCACCGCCGCCCGCGCGCAGACCGCCGGATCCCTACAACTCGAGGCCGCCGGCTGGACTATCCGGCCATCCGCCCAGTCGTTCACCCTCGCCGCCAGCGGCGACAAGGTCGCGCTGACTTTCGAGGTCACCGCCCCCGCCCAACCCGGCACCGCCCAGCTTTCCGCCTCCGCGAAGATCGGGACCGTCACCTACGGCACCGAACGGTTCGTGCTCAGTTACCCCCATCTGCCCGTTCAACTGCTCCAGCGCCCGGCTCGCAGCCAGGTCGTCGCCTTGGAGGTGCAAACCCGCGGCCGGCGCGTCGGTTATCTCCCGGGGGCCGGCGACAGCACAGCCGAAAGCCTGGTCCAGCTCGGCTACGAAGTCGTCACCCTCAGCGGCCCCGACCTTTCGCCGGAGAAACTCGCCGGGTTCGATGCCGTGGTCATCGGCGTGCGCGCCTTCAACGACCGCGACGACCTCGCCGCCAATCTGCCGGGGCTCTTCGCCTGGGTCGAGGCCGGCGGAACCGTGATCGCCCAGTACAACCGCCCCAACAATCTCAAAGCCACCGCTCTGGGACCCTATCCGCTCTCGATCGAGGGACCGGCCCCGCAGCTCCGCGTGACCGATGAAGACGCCCCCGTCACCTTCCTCGCCCCCGATCACCCGGTGCTCAATACGCCGAACAAGATCACGGATGCCGATTTCACCGGCTGGGTCCAGGAACGCGGCGCCTATTTCCCCAGCAGCTGGGATGAGGCAAAATACACGGCGATCCTGGCGATGAACGATCCCGGCGAGGCCCCGCTGAAAAGCAGCCTGCTCGTCGCCCAACACGGCAAGGGTTGGTTCGTCTACACTGGCCTTTCCTTCTTCCGGCAGCTCCCCGCCGGCCACCCCGGCGCCCACCGCCTCTTCGCCAACCTCGTGTCCCTCGGCCGATGACGCCCGAACCCCCCGATGACGCCCCCGGTGTCCCCGGCTTCCGCACGTGGCGGGGGGTCTACTGGTTCGTCCTCGGCTGCTTCGTCCTTGTCGTCCTCGCGCTGACGCTCTTCTCGCGCTTATTCGCATGACGACCCTCGACTGGATCGTCCTCTTGGGAACCATGCTCGGCATCGCGGGCTACGGCGCCTGGCGCACGCGCCACACCGCGCAGCTCGACACCTACATGAAGGGCAGCCGCACCACCGGCTGGTTCACCATCGGCCTCTCCGTCGCCGCCACCCAGGCCAGCACGATCACCTACCTCTCGCTGCCCGGCCAGGCCTACGAAAACGGCATCGCTTTCATCCAGAATTATTTTGGCCTGCCGCTCGCGCTCATCCTCGTCTGCGCCGTCTTCCTGCCGATCTACCGGAAGCTCGGCGTCTACACCGCCTACGAATACCTCGGCCAGCGCTTCGACCAGAAAACCCGCCTGCTCGGCGCCGGCGTGTTCCTCCTGCAGCGCGGCCTGCAGAGCGGCATCACGATCTACGCGCCGTCCATCATCCTCGCCACCGTGTTCGGCTGGCGCCTCGACTTCATCATCATTGGCATCGGCCTGGTCGCCATCATCTACACCGTCACCGGCGGCAGCGTGGCCGTCAGCCTCACCCAACAGTGGCAGATGGCCGTCATCTTCGGCGGCATGCTCACGGCCTTCATCATCCTGCTCACCAAGCTCCCCGACCACGCCACCGCCATCGCCGGCGCCATGGGCAAACTGCAGGCCGTGGACTACTCGGTTGACCCGCAGGTGCGCTACACCCTCTGGAGCGGTCTGCTCGGCGGCTTTTTCCTTTCCCTTTCCTACTTCGGCACCGACCAGAC is from Lacunisphaera limnophila and encodes:
- a CDS encoding transglutaminase-like domain-containing protein is translated as MDASPFTAEQRAALTGLLDDPSPVVRQSLLVHFARHGRASVDFLRHVASQPDPALALHAQNFLRELNFADPVAEFRGFIRSLNYELETGALLLSRTINPDLDIGANCTRLDTLAARCRELIAEPATVRDKCRVINRVLFHEYALRGNTEHYADPLNSFLDQVLIRRQGLPISLSIVYLLVAERLGLTLEPVGLPGHFLVGCYAEDLPFYIDAFNGGRFLAASEAVALVRQQTDHPTLADLAPTPIREVLCRCCRNLVHHYSAAQDPDRARLFAEFVAEFESTYERHAQP
- the aroE gene encoding shikimate dehydrogenase — its product is MSAAESTHTLDHLSAWTHAGPSLAVLGHPIRHSVSPAMHNAALAALAARDPAYAAWKYFRFEVPPAELAAALPRFHAAGFHGLNLTVPHKILAFDLVAEIDPSATAIGAVNTLLRTATGWRGYNTDGHGLAAALHADLGVDLAGADVVLLGAGGAARGAAVECLRKKCASLWIANRTRANLDALLAALRPLAGTIPVYGFDPVHPPAALPAGAVVINATSAGLKPGEPAPIALPRLPAGLRVYDMVYNPPQTALLRDAAARGLSHANGLSMLVHQGARSLEIWTGVTAPVSVMHAAATAALA
- a CDS encoding prepilin peptidase, which encodes MIDHLQEINLIAPWFFPLWVGLTGACIGSFLNVCIYRIPQGRSVVTPRSHCGCGTMIAWYDNIPVLSWFLLRGRARCCGRPFSFRYPAIELLTAALFVACWRLFPPGQAFAGAVLCCIVICAHFIDHDHMIIPDVFTLGGAAVGVLLSLLLPSLHGHTHEIWLVAGLRSGVDAVLGVFIGSALILWVALFAEVLLKKEAMGFGDVKYLGALGAFVGWQGAVFGLFGGAILGCIWFIGAYGWQKLTGRASPVALPAETPEGQPAELGFGVHVPFGPMLGLAALIYFFWAHRMVDAYFAELALLL
- a CDS encoding YgfZ/GcvT domain-containing protein; this translates as MLRVRGPDANSYLQGQFTQDLKQAKMGPCYGLWLDQKGKVLADSHIQQIAENEYLVISLTAPAAVLQARLEAYLIADEVELHDETGEWVSVLLWGDNKPVFPLPVGAVGFPSRRAGVGAGEILVPAAQAEALLAQVRHFAVVGDRAAAELARLRAGMPSVPADLGPRDLPAEGALDEVAISYTKGCYLGQEVMARLKNLGQVRRALHVVGGVGAPPAPGTVLYQGERKAGEVRSGAADGGNFLAMAMLSLVQLDPAAPLGLAPGGEGSLTILRRV
- a CDS encoding 3-deoxy-7-phosphoheptulonate synthase — protein: MQKTSDINVVETRALPSPAALLSEIPKTESQAEFIAKARSEIHRLIFTDDKRFLLIIGPCSIHDPEAGRDYARRLAALSREVSDRIMIVMRVYFEKPRTTVGWKGLVMDPHLDGSHDIAAGLRLGRMFLRDVLDLGLPTATEFLDPITPQYVADLVCWGAIGARTTESQTHRQMASGLSMPLGFKNGTDGSIQTAINAIKAAGQPQTFLGINLDGASSAIVTRGNPNCHIVLRGGAGGPNYSPEHIVRTEEILAKAGLPKSILVDCSHDNSAKKPELQPDVMRALLAQITAGNHSIMGAMVESNLGAGSQPFPQPKEKLRYGVSITDGCIDWTATEVMVREIHATLAPLFR
- a CDS encoding malate dehydrogenase, giving the protein MKAPIRVAVTGAAGQIGYALLFRIASGAMFGPDQPVILQLIEAPIEKALLALKGVAMELDDCAFPLLKGIVQTSDASVGFKDANWCLLIGAKPRGPGMERADLLKDNGKIFIEQGKIIDAVAAADARVAVVGNPANTNCMIAASQAKRLPADRFTAMVRLDQNRAQTQLAQKAGVDLTAVKDIFIYGNHSPTMFPAFAHATINGQPAASVINDQAWLQGPFCETVGKRGAAIIAARGLSSAASAANALVDHVRSLVTPGAIHSIAVKSNGLYGFDANVWAGMPVKTTTPGSYEVITGYAMDDFAKAKIATTNKELVDERAFVADMIK
- a CDS encoding (deoxy)nucleoside triphosphate pyrophosphohydrolase, coding for MATAQPVPVVCAVIEQAGRVLIAQRPLTKLLPLKWEFPGGKVEPGEDPAAAIIREIREELGCTVVISRALTPFIHDYKTVVIQMIPFVCTLAPGSHPPHPHEHVAIAWLPPVELRAYDLAAADWPVVAALT
- a CDS encoding DUF2911 domain-containing protein; this translates as MNNHLFRTSVALLGGLCLAAGLYAQAPKINFPAASPAATVTQRVGLTDIQINYNRPGAKGRKVFGGLVPYDHIWRTGANTATKISFSTPVKLNGTEVPAGTYELFTIPGVDEWTVIIHQNMSQWGAYAYDAKNDVARIKAKPTTLQSHLETLAIGVNDLRDESATLIIAWEKVRVDVTITVDVKSTLVPQIEAVMAAGGDKLPYASASMYYLENGLDLAKAAAWMDAAIAAQPDAFYLVYRKALILEKMGDKAGAIATAQKSIEGANLAPSPALKEEYLGLNQALMARLQ
- a CDS encoding PIG-L family deacetylase, encoding MSAGAPTRPAAHLAALTVGLLALASPAPAEEPGRTPAIVQQLRTFASTGTVLHLAAHPDDENTQLITAMARGRGYRAAYLSITRGDGGQNESGPEFGEKLGLARTQELLAARRHDGGRQFFTRAIDYGYSKSPEEALRIWDHAAALGDVVRVIRQFRPDVIITRFPIPPGSGGHGQHTASAMLAVEAFNLAGDPTAYPEQIAEGLLPWSPKRLGWNSWAGRSTGGLTGPTIEFDIGGADPVTGEPFGTIANQSRGMHKTQGLGIFAARTGGPGPNLQTFLLLAGDPPTTDIMDGVDTTWARFPSGAALIPVIDEIIAQFRPADPAASVPSLLALRSRLDTLPADPLVREKRGDLDRIIQACLGLTVESFLPRAEVVPGEKLALRHEVFITATTPVRWIALRYPLNQSESKVRTTLTPGSVTAHASTQFLPATTLPSHPYWLRDEGTAGMFQVATPSLIGAPENPPVFPVEFIFEIDGKVLVIPDQPVQIVAGAPEAQQRRPLAAIPPVSLGFAHPMELFATGATKQVTVEVTAARAQTAGSLQLEAAGWTIRPSAQSFTLAASGDKVALTFEVTAPAQPGTAQLSASAKIGTVTYGTERFVLSYPHLPVQLLQRPARSQVVALEVQTRGRRVGYLPGAGDSTAESLVQLGYEVVTLSGPDLSPEKLAGFDAVVIGVRAFNDRDDLAANLPGLFAWVEAGGTVIAQYNRPNNLKATALGPYPLSIEGPAPQLRVTDEDAPVTFLAPDHPVLNTPNKITDADFTGWVQERGAYFPSSWDEAKYTAILAMNDPGEAPLKSSLLVAQHGKGWFVYTGLSFFRQLPAGHPGAHRLFANLVSLGR